AGACCCGCAGCGGGGCACAGTCACTGGCTGTCTAGTGTACCGCCGTGTCATGACGGCCATTCGCCGCCAGTACGGCGATCAACACCGCGTGATCATCACGGAATGCGGGCTGGCGCGTGCTGTCAAGCACGGGATGCCCGATGTCGGCTGGTTATATGAGGCAGATTCCATTCCTGAAGAGCAGTATGTAGAATCGCTACGCTGGTACAACCGAGAGCTGTGTCGAGATGTCTATGTGTTGGGGGGATGTCTGTACGAGGTAGGCCACGCCGGCGACTGGTATTCGTTTCGACACCTGGGCACCGACAATCGCGGCAAACCCCTTCGCGTGATCGAGCAGATCGCCCGATTCCGAGAGGAGCCGACACCCGAGCCGACGCCGCCACCGAGGCCAGCACCGCCTCCACCGGAACCTCAGCCACAGCCTAAGCCGCGCGTGCCTACTCCAGCGATTGAAGATGTGTCGGCGCAGTTGCCCGTCCATCCGCAACGTCGTTACTCGCAGCGCGCCGTGAGCGACATCCGCCGCCTGATCATCCACCACACCGGCGTCAGCTCGGATCCGGATCCCGAGGCCATCGCCCGCTATCAGGTGAGCCAGCGTGGCCTGCCCGGCATCGGCTATCACTTCTTGATCCGCTTCGACGGCCGCATTCAACAGACGCAGCCGCTGACTGTGGCCTCTGCGCATACCACACGCCACAACGAGGACAGCGTGGGCATCGCCTTTGCTGGAAGCTTCATGCAGGGGATCCCCACGCCGGCGCAGCTCGCCAGTGGTGCCCACTTGTGCGCATACTTACTGGACCAGCTTGGCCTACCTATCAGTGCGATCGTTGGGCGGCGAGAAGTGGAAGGAGGGACAGCCTCACCGGGCTCGCAATGGAATGAAGGACTGCGCTGGCGGGAGACATTGCTGGCCGGGGTGACTCAGCGCTTGGAAGCGGCTGGCGTCCCCCTCATCGCCACGCGACGAGCCGGTGCTATAGCCAGCGAGGAAACCGAACCGAAGCGATCGCCCTTGGAAGAGCTGACGGAACTGCAACGCCTGGCCACACGGCTGCAAGCCGAGATCGCCGAGTTGGCCGACCGGCTGGCTGCGCTCGCCGAGGATATAACAACACAAGGAGAAGGTGAAGAAGGTAATAAGGCAAGATAATAAGGCGACGAGGTGATAAAGCGATGAGCCTTGGAGTCCCATAGTCCTCGTTCTCTTATCCCTCGTCGCCTTGCCCTTTCTTCACTCTGCCAGCGCAGCGATGATCGTCTGGCAGAATTCAGGCAAGTCGTCAGGCACACGACCGGTGATGATATTCCCATCTCGGATGGCTGGCACGTCTACCCACTGAGCTCCTGCGTGGATGAGGTCATCGCGCACGGCTGCATAACCGGTCACCCGTCGGCCTCTGGCGATGCCCGCTGAGGCCAGCACCCAAGGGCCGTGGCAGATGGCAGCGATGAACTTGCCCCGCTGGTGGTAGTCGCAAATGAGTTTAAGCGTCGGTTCGTGGATGCGCAGGGCATCGGGCGAGTAGCCACCAGGGAAGAGCAAACAGTCTACCTCCTCGCGGTTGAGATCCTCCAAGCTGGCCACGCGATAACGCTTTCCCTCCGCCATCACCGGGATGGGGACGGTATGCCCAAAGCGTCCTGTGACAGGCTTACCGTCCAGATAAGGGCGAGGGTGCAGCCCGGTAGGCACCGGCACGACGAGGACTTCAGCCCCCTCTTCGTTCAACCGCAAGATCGGGTAGAGCAACTCGATATCCTCGAACTCGTGAGCGACGATGATAGCGATCTTTTTGCCGTTTAATCTGCCAGCCATGGATCACCTCCTGAACTGTGGCAACCATTGCGCCTGGGCCTCAAACATCTCATTCACCATCGCCCGGATCTGCGGCAGCGTGCACACGGCTGCGGTCAGCGGGTCCAGCATCACGGCGTGCACGATCGCCTCTCGGTCGCCGGTGAGCGCGCCCTGTACCGCCAGCCCTTGAACGTTGATCATGTTTCGATTCAACGCGGCCAGTTGCAGCGGCAAGTCGCCGACGTAGCACGGCCGAATGCCATTGCCGTCCACCAAACAGGGCACCTCCACACAGCATCCCTCGGGCAGGTTGGTGATCAGCCCCGTGTTGGGCACGTTGCCATGGATCACTGTCGGCCGGTTCGTCACCATTGCCTCGATGATGTACGAGCCGTACTCGTGTGTGCGTTGTGTCGGCAGCGGCCGCGTGCCGGCGATCTGCTCCTTTACCTCATCCAAATAGGTGGGAAGCAGCTCGACGCAGTGCTCATAGTAGCCACCCGTGCGCCCCCAGCGAAACCAGTGATCGTGCGGCGACTTGAACCGTGGCACCAGCTCCTCCTCGATCATCCTGGCGCTCTTGCGCAGGTAGGGCACATACTCCGAGGCGTGGCCACTCGACTCGGTGACGAAGTAGCCAAACTGTTCCATCAGCTCGATGCGCACCGGCTCCGTGCCGCGGATTTCCGGGTCCTGAGCCGCTTGACGGATCAAGGGATAGGCATCTTTCCCCTTCCACTTGAATTCCAGCATCCACGCCTGATGGTTGATGCCGGCGCACTTGTAGGTGACTTCTTCATAAGGCGCGCCGATCCAGCGGGCCAGCATCTCACTAGTTCCCTGCACGCTGTGGCACAACCCCACGTGTGGCCGGCCGCTATCAGTAGCGATCGCCCAGCAGTTGATGGACATCGGGTTAGAATAGTTGATGAGCAACGCCTCTGGCTTGCATAGTTCATCCATTTCCCGTGTGATCTCTTGTAAGATCGGGATGGTGCGCAGCCCGCGGAAGACGCCACCTGGTCCCAGCGTGTCGCCCACGCACTGGCCCACGCCGTACTTGAGCGGGATTTCGATATCTAGCTTATAGGCATCGAGCCCACCCACTTGGATGGTGATGATCACGAAATCAGCCCCCCGAATCGCCTCTCGCCGGTCGAGGGTGGCCTCCACTCGCGCTGGTAGCTTGCGCTCATCAATCATCCGCTGCACCAAATCTCGGGCCAGTTCCAGGCGCACGGGATCAATATCCATCAAGCTGATGACGCTATCCTGCAGGGCGGGCACGGTCAGGATGTCGCTAGTCAAGTTGCGAGTGAACACCACGCTTCCCGCGCCGATAAAAGTGATCTTGGTCATAGCCTTAATACTCCTCTTCGAGATAGGGCAAGTGGGGACGCGTGCATTACCCCGTGTGCTCCCGGAGAGGCCAGATGAGGCATCCCTCGCCCCTACAGTTGGTAATGCGCGTCAATGTCGGCCTGATACGCGGCTACAACACCTGAAAGCACTTCTTCCACCGTCACGCGCCGCCCTAGCGTAGCTGATTCCAGCAGGGCGAAAGCGCACGCGAGGTCACGCAGCCCTTCGCGGCCGCTAGTCTCCGGGTCACAGCCCTGCTCGATGGCTCGCAGCCAATCGAGCTGTTGAATAGCAAAGGGATCGGTCAACCCCAACGGGAAGAAGCGCTCGCGCTCCTCTGCGCTCATCTCTCGCTCGAAGCGTTCCATCAATGACTCGCGTCGGCTATCGCCGTAAATGAGCTCACTACCTTTGATGCACCCCTCACTGCCGTAGAAGGCGGGCGTACCCGGGATCTCCAGCGGCTCACCGCGGCCTGCCCACGACCACAGCATCTGAGCGATGGCGCCATCTTCGAATCCAGCGACGGCTAGGTAGGTATCGTCCACATCCGCGGTCACTGTTTCCACGATACGGCCGGCCTCATCCCGGCGGTAGCGCACAGGCTCAAACGTGCGAGTCACTGCGCTCACCCATGCTACCTCGCCTAACACATAGCGTAGCCAGTGAAAATGGTGCACGCCGATGTCCACCGCACCACCCCCGCCAGCCTCTAGCTTGCGATGGCGCCACGGCGTGTCGGCTACCACGCGGTCGGGTGACCATAAGCCGCCTAACGAGCCGATGATGGCCATCTGCGGCCGGCCGATCAGTCCGCGCCGCACAGCCCAGTGCGCAGCGCGCACGATGCGGAGCTGGCGTACGTTCTCGAAGACTCCCAACGTCAGCCCGCGCTGCTGCGCCAGCTCCACCATCCGCCGTGCCGCCCTCACCGAGATAGCTAGAGGCTTTTCGGTGAGCAAGTGCTTGCCGGCGGAGAGCGCAGCCAAGCCCACCTGGTGATGCATCGCCAACGAGGTGAAGTCGTTCACGGCGTCCACGGGCGCCCGCTCGAGCATCTCCCGGTAATCCGTGTACACCTGGACGTCCACGTCGTCCTGGAGATCGCTGAGGTAGGTATGCGGCGCGGCCAAGGGATCGCCTGATTCGGGGGGAAGCACGGGCGGCCGCGGCGGGGGGCCCTCGCCACGGCGCAAGAACATGCGAGCGTCGGCCTCACGACGGGCCACGAGCGCTGTGATGCGGAAGTTGTCGAGTCCCAGCTCACGGAGCTTTTTGTAGCCCTGCAGGTGAGCGTTCAAGATGCGTCCGCATCCCACGATGCCGATACGGATCATCGTCACCTCCACAATGGCAACGGCAGGGAAACGGCGACACCATCGGCGGCGGAGATCAGCCCCGCCTCCAGGATCTCCTGTGCGTCACGGCCGACCTCTGCGCTGCACAACCCCTCGATGGGTTGGCCCTGAGCGATCCGGCTGAGGAAGTATGCGGTGGCGCTGCGCATCTCCTCCGGCAAGGGGGGCACCTCGATCGGGATGCCATCCTCGTGTTCACGGGTGGCCAGCAGGACACGGCCATTGGCTCCCGGCTCTACAAGCAGCGTTCCTTCACTGCCATAGATGGCCGTCACATACGAGGTCATATGCCCGATTTGCGTCCATGACGCCTCGGCAATAGCGACCGCGTGGGGCCACTGCATGACGATCACGGCGTTGTCCTCCACCGTGATATAGTGCTGCAAAAGGCGGCCGGCCACTCCCACCACCCGGCTGGGCTGCCCCAGCAGGTAACGGGCCAACGCTGCGCCGTAACAGCAGTAGTCCATCAGCGCGCCGGCACCGTTCAGATCGGCGTCATACAGCCAATTGTAGAAGTAAGGGGAGCAGCCGATGGCTTTAGGGCCAGCGTGGGCCGCTCGATACTTCACGCAGAAGAGTTGACCGATCTCACCGCCCTTAGCCATCGCCATCGCCTTCTGCAGCCCCGGCCACCAGGCAAACGGCCAGTTAACCATCAACAGCGTGCCGGCCATGCGCGCCGCGGCTAGCATGCGATCGGCCCCTTCTAGATCGGCTGCCATCGGCTTCTCCACCATGACGTGGAGGCCGCGTTCGGCTGCCTTTTCAGCCAGCTCGGCGCCGGTGGCGTTGTCAGTAAAGATGTATACAGCGTCCAGCGATACCCGATCCAGCATTGCCTCGTACGAGTCGAACGTTTGTGGGCAACCGTACTCAGACTGAATCCGGTCGCGCAGCGGCGCGTTAGGATCGGCCGCCGCCACCAGCTCACCCAGAGGAGAGGCCTTCAAATCGGCCAGGTTTCCCCAGACGTGATCATGGGTCAACCCTAAAACTCCTATCCGTAATTTCTCAGCCATGTTTTCCTCCTTCATAGCCTGTAGGATGCCTTTATGAGTCAGGGATTAACGGCCTGTTGAGCGCGCGCATCGCTCTCACCAGTTAGTCACCGAGCCATCCAGCCGGCGCAGATGCGGCGGCTCCATCATCTGGAACGGGTGCCGTTTCGCCGCCTCGCGGTCGAACTCGATGCCCAGCCCCGGGCGTGTCGACGGCAGCAAGTAACCATCCTCCCACTCCGGCTGCACGGGCACCACGTCGGTCAGCATAGTCCCCGGTTTCTGTGGCTGTTCCTGCACGCCGAAATTGGGCACCGCCAAGTTCAGTTGTAGACATGCGGCCGTGGAGACCGGCCCCAGCGGATTATGGACAGCCAACTTGATGTAGTGCGTCTCACACCAGCCGGCGATCTTCCTCGCCTCGGTGAAGCCACCTACGATGCAAAGGTCCACGCGCGCGTAATCAATCCACTCCTCTTCAATGAGCTGGCGGAACTCCCACTTGGAGCTGAACTGCTCACCGGCGGCCAGAGGGACGCGCGTACGCGGCCGCAACGTCTTAAATGAGTCGGGGTTCTCACAGCGCAGGGGATCCTCGATGAAGAACGGGTGAAATGGCTCGACTTCCTGGCATAGCCAGACAGCATCCGGCAAATCCAGACGAGTGTGCACGTCAAAGACGATCTCGATCTCGTCGCCGATGGCCTCCCGCACCGCCTGAAATTGCCGGATGGCGGCCAGGACGGCTCGGCGCGGCTCTAGGATCTCACCCTCTTGAGGCAGGCCCCAGCGCACGAACTTCCATCCCTCTTCCTTGGTCCTCAAGCACGACTCGACCAAGGGGGTGATTTCCATATCATGGCCGACATTGTGGGGATAGCACACCACCCGGTCACGCACACGGCCGCCCAGCAACTCATAGACTGGCACGCCCAGCGCCTTGCCCTTGATATCCCATAAGGCGATGTCTATAGCCGAGATAGCGGCGGTGAGGATGCGTTGAGCAGGGAAAAAGCCACCGCGGAAGAGGATCTGCCAGAGATGCTCAGTGCGAAACGGATCCTGGCCGATGAGGAGCGGCTTGAAGTGCTCGATAGCGCCCATCACGGCGAGCTCGCGGCCGGTGATCCCTGCCTCGCCCACGCCGTAGATTCCCTCGTCGGTGTCCACGACGACGAAGAGGAAGTTACGGAAGCCCCCCCAGACAGGATAAGGTTCGATCTGGGTGATTTTCATAAGCCCTCTGTTCCCTTCAGCTCGTTCAGGATAACCGTTTAGATCACAGTCTGCCTTTGTATCGCAAAAAGGTGACCGCTACTCGGTGAGGACTTCCTCGTCACATGAGCAAGCACAGCTGTAATCGCCCGCAGACGTTTCACGGCCACAGTGGCCTGATCTCCTACGGGATGCATCGTCCAATCAAGATTTGGACATACCTTTCGGATCAACGCGCGAACGCCCGAAACGGGTTCAATCGGGTCAACCGGGTGATGGTTTCTTCATCTACGCCGGCAGCCCGCAGCTTGGGCAGGAAGACCTCACTGATATACGTGAATGGCTTGGGGACGCCACCACCCGGCTGCGCCGGATCATACCAACCGCGGTCATGGCTAAGCAGCAAACGATCGCCCAAACCAGCGTCTAGAATCCGCTGAATCCATTCGATGTACACCTCGTCCGCCGGCCCATTGCCGATGCCGTCGTATTCGATCCAGCAACCGCGCTGAGCCATCTCCAGATGAAGGCTGAAGTCGGGTTCGGCCTGAGTGTGAATCCAGATAAAACGATCTGGCGAATAACCTGCGCTTTCGATGAGATCGAGCTGATCCCGCACCACACGGCCGCGAATAGTATGGCTGCCGATAACGGCGTTTGACGCCCTGCCCGCAGCGGCAGCGGCGCGCAACACCTTGGCTTCCGTCGCCGTCAATCCGTCATCGCCGGCGCTGAGCTTGATCCAGCCGGCCTGCACGCCGGTGCTCTCGATCTCGCCCAGTAATTCGCTGATCATCCAATCCCGTAGGCGCTCCTGGCTTGCCTCGTGAACCCAGGGGGGGATCCACGGCTCGCGGTAGACGCCAGTGGGAGCCAGCAGCGGAAAGCTAACAGCTTCGGAGACGGCCTTCAGGATGTCAGCCCGTCGCCCCACGCCGACGGTGCTGGATTCCACGATCGCAGTAATCCCCGCGGCTTTAGCCTTCTCCAGTTCGGGTGCCATCAAACGGATCACATCGGCCGTCTCAGCCTGAGCGTAACCGGGTTGATCCCAAGTGCGAAGGTCTACAAAGACATGTTCGTGGGGTAAAATCATGCCCATCTCACTGGCATCCTTAGGTCCGAGGGTGGTGATAAGCTGCGCCATACAATGCCTCCTGCTTCGGTTGGGAGAAGCGAGCCATAAAAAATAACCCCTCGCAGCACGATCAGCCTGCGAGGGGTGATCTCATCGTTCCGGGCTCCACCTCAATGGCGACGACTGGACTCGAACCAGTGACCCAGCGATTATGAGCCGCTTGCTCTACCAACTGAGCTACGTCGCCGAATGAAAAGCTGACGGCCTATACCTCTCGCCATCAGCCACTCAGGTAGCGGGGGCAGGATTCGAACCTGCGACCTTTGGGTTATGAGCCCAACGAGCTACCGCTGCTCCACCCCGCGACACCCAAAATTATAATTCACAAGAATCCCTCTGTCAAATTCAAATCATGCCCTTAATCTTAAGGTCCGAAGAACAACTCCCACCACTGACGCCAATGAGACGTTAATGACGGCTCTGCCCGTTGCGGTTCCTGCTTGAAAGGCTCCGGGCTTTCTACGATGACCTCTACCGGCACATCCCCTGGCCTTACCCATCCAAAGGCAGTGCGAGCTCGCTCATCTACATACAGGTCCGTCTGAGCATACGAGAGTTCTTTCTCCAGGCGCTCGCGCTGCAGTCGTGCCTCTTTGACTCGCTGTTGCCACTGTTCCAGCTCCGCCTGGACCGCCTGGCTGGCAGCGACGCGCTGCATATAACCAATCCCCAACACCACCAGCAGCACAATCGTCGCCAGGATCATCCATTGTGACATGCCTAAAAGCGGACGAGGTGGACGGGGCGACACGGCTTTACCTTTTCTACGACATGGTGAAATCTCAGAACAAAATCCCAGCACTGCGCAGCAGGCTGGGATTAACATTGGTGCCGAAGGTGGGAGTTGAACCCACACGGACGTTATGTCCACTACGCCCTGAACGTAGCGCGTCTGCCAGTTCCGCCACTTCGGCTTGGCTTTCAGGTGTTTCAAAGTGTAGCACGTCTCTGATAATTTGTCAAACACGGCTGGCGGGTGTACCCTATATCCGACGAAGGCCTGGCCCACGAAGCGCCGCCATATCGAGATGACTCTCGATTGCAGCTTAAAAGCCACATCACGTCTAGGAGAGGAGGAGTGCCCCTATGAGCGGCCCCTGGCGAATCCTTATTATAGACGATAGTTTGACCGTCTGCCGATATCTCAGCCATCTCTTCACCCAAGTAGGGCACCTCGTGACCACTGCTCATGATGGCGCTGCCGGCCTCCAGCTTTGGGGGCAATCCCCCTTCGATCTCATCTTGTTGGACTTGATGCTCCCCGATACAGACGGGCTTTCTCTCCTTCAACAAATTCGCGCCCGCGACCAGACAACGTGTATCGTGATGATCACTGGACACGGCGACGTGAAAACCGCTATCGAAGCAGTTCGACAAGGGGCTGACGGATACGTCGAAAAATCCCAGATCGCCATCGGTTCGAATATAGAGGAATTCCTGCATGTAATCCAGCGGGCCGTCGAGTTTCGAGAAGCCCTGGTCAACCGCCAGCGCCTGGAACAGGAGATCTATGAAAGAAATCAAGAGCTAGAGGCCGCTGTCCAACAGCTCCAGCAGACTCGTAACGCGCTGATGGATGAGCGCAATAAGCTACGAGAGATCCTCTTCAGCCTCTCCGAGTTGGTGATTGTGGTGGATCGGGAGGGACGGCTGATCCTGATGAATCCCCAAGCCGAAAGAGAGTTCGAGATCTCTCAAGAAGAAGCTGCTGGCCGTCTGCTCGCCGAGTTTGATATCAACCAACAGATTCTCGAGGGCGTGCGGCATGTTATGGACACCGGAGACCTTCTGCGCTTGGAGCTATCACGTATACGCGCATCAAAGGACCAAGACGCACGCGTGTTCAGCGTTATCTTAAACCCGGTGCGATTGCACAGCGGAGAGCTCTTGGGGACGGTCATCACCCTGCACAACATCACTCAAGAAAAGGAACTGGAGCAGATGAAGGCTGAATTCTACTCCATGATCACTCACGATCTGCGCAGTCCTGCTACCTCTATCGTAGGCTTCGTGGACCTACTTGCGCAGGAGGCTGTAGGCCCCTTGAACGCGGCGCAGCGGGAGATCATCGCCATTCTCCAGCGATCTGTGCAGAAGCTCTTAAACCTGATCAATGATTTCCTTGACTATTCAGCGATTGATGCGGGTTTCCTACGGCTGGAGCGAAAACAAACGCGTCTAGATCAAATTCTGAGCGAGGCTGTGCAGGAAGCGCAACCACTGGCCAACCAGCGCCGTCACATGCTAGAGCTATCTCTACCCCCAGAGCCTGTGATCGCCTGGATAGACGGCGAGCGAATTGGCCAGGTGGTCACTAATCTCCTTAGCAACGCTATCAAGTATACCCCTGAAGGCGGGCATATTAGGGCCAGCCTACAAGCGGAAGGGAACTGGCTTGTAATTGAGGTGAGCGATAATGGAATCGGCATCCCGGCCGATCAGATCCCTCTGTTGTTCTCCAAATACAAACGGGTGTCCGTTGATCACGTCCGGAAGATTCAGGGCACTGGCCTTGGCCTGCTCATCGTCAAAGAGATTGTTAAGGCGCACGGCGGTGAAGTCTCCGTCAACAGCGAGCCAGGCCGCGGTAGCACTTTCCGCGTGATGTTGCCTCGTGGACACTTGACCCAAGGCGAGCACGCCTTCAGCGCTTAATTATCAGCCGGTCTCCTCTCCAGTCGGCTCTAAGTGAATCAATACCTCGGCCACATTGGGCAATGAAGCCGCGATTGCGGCTTCTAACTGCGAGGTCAAGCGATGCGCCTCAACCACTGAGAGCGCCGGGGCCGCTCGGCACTCGAAGGAAAGGAAGAGCCTGCCATCACACAAGCGTGCCTGAATGTTGTGCGGCTCGCCCAGCTCCGGCATTGTGGCCACCGCTCTCGTGATCTGACACTCGATGTGCTGCCGCAACTCAGGGGAGACCGCATGGCCAGGCAACACATCCTGGTTGGCCGGCTCGATATGGGTCTGGATGTGATTCACCTGCGGCAGGCGGGCGGCCGCTTCCCGTTCCAGCCGATCCGCCAGCGTGTGTGCCTCGGCCAGAGAGATATGCGGAGGCACGCCTACGTGGATTTCCAAAGTAAGTTCGTCCTCGATCTGGTGAGCGCTGCTCTCATGGACGCGGACGTTGAGCGCATCAGCCACCTGCTTAACCGTCGCAAAGATCTCGCCGGCCTCCGGCTCAGGCCCCTTCTGCGCCTCCACGTGGATCGTCACATCGCTTACGCCGTCCAACTGCAGAAGGCGACGGCGCACTTCGTCGGCGATCGCCTCGCCTTCCTGCACGGGACGTCGCGGGCTCACCCGCAGGTGCAGGTCCACGGCCACATTACCCGGGGCACCTCGGCTGCGGATGCGATGGAACGATTCGACGCCAGGCACTTCTGAGATCACCCGCGAGATCACCTCCTCGTCCACGATCGCCTGGTCTACCAGGGCCGGCACGTTTTCCCGCACGATGTCTACGCCGATCTTAGCGATGAAGAGCGCAACTCCTGCGCCCAGTAGCGGATCTACCACCGTGTATCCCAGCTTTACAAACACTATGCCTACCAAGACCGATAGCGAGATCAAGACGTTGGCTCGTGTGTGCAACGCGTCGGCCACCAAGATCTCTGACCGCAACAAGCGTCCCTGGCGCAGCTCGTAAAAGCTGGTCGCGCTCTGTAATACGATGCCGAAGATCACAGCCGCAAAGGTCCACTCGTTAAGATCGGGCAGTTGCGGATGGCTAAAGCGATGGGCGGCATTGCGCAGCAGCTCCCAACTGGTCAGGAACAGCAACAGCGCGATCCCCAGCGCGGCCATCGTCTCGAACTTGCGATGCCCGTACGGATGCTGCTTGTCGGGCGGATGCGCCGAAAGCGAGAGTCCTAGCAAACCTACGATGTTAGAAGTGGCGTCGAAAAGGGTGTCTAGGGCATCAGCCACTACCCCTAGCGAACCTGAGACGATCCCGGCTGCCAGTTTGACGCTGGTGGCCAGGAAGTTTAGCAACATCGTTGTGATCAACACTCGTCGAATGGAGGAGATGTCTCGCACGATGGTTCTCCTTGGTCACACGATTTGCTGGAATTATACCTCAGCCAGGGATATTCGCCCTTTTAAGGAACTTCTCCATAGGACCCTTGGCCTGTTAAAAAGCACTTTGCAAACTCGTTGATCCATCATGTATGGACCTGGCAGAAGGCAGGCACGCTAGTTGACATCCTAGCCGCTTTAGCGTATACTTTCCCCGGTGTGGGCCCATAGCTCAATTGGCAGAGCAGCGGCCTTTTAAGCCGCGGGTTGCAGGTTCGATTCCTGCTGGGCTCACTTTTTTCGTTGTTGGCTTCCGTTGCTCTATTTTTGACAGAGTTGATCATCAGCCCCCCATTCCCATGTTGTGAACCCTTCCTCCTGTTCGCTGATTCGTCAGAGGGAGGTTAGTCTATGTCAAGACCTTTGCCGGAGAGGCTCGGCTTTGCCACGCGCGCGGTCCACGCCGGCGAACGACTCCGCTACCTCGACGCTACGCCTGTAGCCTCACCAATCACCCCCAGCGTCAGTTACTGGTATGAAGAAGCTGAAACCTTGGACGCCGTGCTAGGCGGAGAGCGCCCAGGTCCTGTCTATGCTCGCTTCGGCACGCCGACCGTCATGGCCTTAGAGACGGCCATCGCTTCTCTAGAAGGAGCGGGCGGCGCGCTGGCTGTCAGCTCGGGGATGGCGGCTGTGTACCTAGCATTGCAGGCCGCTGGCGCACGCAGCGGTGCCACGGTGGTGGCCGCGCGAGATTGCTTCGGCACCACCCACGCGCTCCTTAAGTACTTCCTAGCCGATCAGGGCGTTCGCGTGTGCTTCGTGGACATGAGCGATTTGGACGCGTTAGAACAGGCCCTTGTGCAGGAACAGCCGGCCGCAGTGATCCTAGAAACGATCTCTAACCCGCTATTGAAGGTGGCCGACTTACCGGCTGTGATTGAACGCGCCCACGTTGCGGGCGCTGAAGTGATCGTGGATGCGACTTTTAGCACGCCGTGGCTATGCCGACCGTTGGAGTATGGAGCCGACTACGCGGTCCACAGTGCGACCAAGTATCTGGGTGGCCATGGCGACGTGATGGGCGGGGTGATCGCCACCAGTCGGCCCAAACGTCAAATCCTCTATGAGCTGCTCAAGCTATTGGGCTGCGTCCTAGGCCCGCACGAGGCATGGCTGATCCTGCGCGGCCTGAAGACGTTGCCACTGCGCGTCCAACGCCAGTGCGAGAGTGCGCTGATCATCGCCCGCTGGCTGGAGGCTCATCCAGCCGTGGCCCGCGTGTACTATCCTGGCCTGCCTTCCCATCCCCATCACGAGCTGGCTACTCGGCTGTTCAGCGGTCGTGGCTATGGGGGCGTCGTCAGTTTCGAACTGAAGGCGAATGGCAGGGAAGCTGCCTTCCGTTTCCTAGAAGCGCTTCGCCTGATCCTGCCTGCTACCAGCCTAGGCGATATCTACTCTCTGGTCCTGTACCCCCCTATCTCCTCTCATCGCACGCTTACACCGGAAGAGCGCGCGCAACTCGGCATCAACGATAACCTGCTGCGGCTCTCCGTAGGCATCGAGGAGGTAGCTGACATCCAGGCTGACCTGGATCAGGCGTTGTGGGCCGCAGTAAAAGGGTAGACAATGGACTAGATGAGAGACAACAGAGGACGATGATGAATCTAACCTCGTATCTTGAAAATCACATGCTAGATTACCTTTCCGATCTGCGTGCCTTAGTCGAGCTGGATTGCGGCAGCCACAACAAAGCTGGCGTGGATCAAGCCGGCGCTATCATGGCTGAGCATCTGAGGAAGCTGGGC
This genomic interval from Anaerolineae bacterium contains the following:
- a CDS encoding type 1 glutamine amidotransferase; the encoded protein is MAGRLNGKKIAIIVAHEFEDIELLYPILRLNEEGAEVLVVPVPTGLHPRPYLDGKPVTGRFGHTVPIPVMAEGKRYRVASLEDLNREEVDCLLFPGGYSPDALRIHEPTLKLICDYHQRGKFIAAICHGPWVLASAGIARGRRVTGYAAVRDDLIHAGAQWVDVPAIRDGNIITGRVPDDLPEFCQTIIAALAE
- a CDS encoding peptidoglycan recognition protein family protein; its protein translation is MNKLGFYIHVPTIPGLIEAIRAVQPPVILTHADSRGLLRDIRRGLSPDSFVIGRLFLTPAQQDAILNAPDPEEQGRQFAERVLRHDFELARERAPNGRLLIDAWMSLNEAVPGPASLRGYQIGKPLETLPGFQEMARRADAFDRFQAAFLRRLHQEGLEGVAFNFATLNWLEGEHYIRFFPRTLAEAKYLGFHEYGWPTMMEDPQRGTVTGCLVYRRVMTAIRRQYGDQHRVIITECGLARAVKHGMPDVGWLYEADSIPEEQYVESLRWYNRELCRDVYVLGGCLYEVGHAGDWYSFRHLGTDNRGKPLRVIEQIARFREEPTPEPTPPPRPAPPPPEPQPQPKPRVPTPAIEDVSAQLPVHPQRRYSQRAVSDIRRLIIHHTGVSSDPDPEAIARYQVSQRGLPGIGYHFLIRFDGRIQQTQPLTVASAHTTRHNEDSVGIAFAGSFMQGIPTPAQLASGAHLCAYLLDQLGLPISAIVGRREVEGGTASPGSQWNEGLRWRETLLAGVTQRLEAAGVPLIATRRAGAIASEETEPKRSPLEELTELQRLATRLQAEIAELADRLAALAEDITTQGEGEEGNKAR
- a CDS encoding Gfo/Idh/MocA family oxidoreductase, whose amino-acid sequence is MAEKLRIGVLGLTHDHVWGNLADLKASPLGELVAAADPNAPLRDRIQSEYGCPQTFDSYEAMLDRVSLDAVYIFTDNATGAELAEKAAERGLHVMVEKPMAADLEGADRMLAAARMAGTLLMVNWPFAWWPGLQKAMAMAKGGEIGQLFCVKYRAAHAGPKAIGCSPYFYNWLYDADLNGAGALMDYCCYGAALARYLLGQPSRVVGVAGRLLQHYITVEDNAVIVMQWPHAVAIAEASWTQIGHMTSYVTAIYGSEGTLLVEPGANGRVLLATREHEDGIPIEVPPLPEEMRSATAYFLSRIAQGQPIEGLCSAEVGRDAQEILEAGLISAADGVAVSLPLPLWR
- a CDS encoding alpha-glucosidase/alpha-galactosidase, which translates into the protein MTKITFIGAGSVVFTRNLTSDILTVPALQDSVISLMDIDPVRLELARDLVQRMIDERKLPARVEATLDRREAIRGADFVIITIQVGGLDAYKLDIEIPLKYGVGQCVGDTLGPGGVFRGLRTIPILQEITREMDELCKPEALLINYSNPMSINCWAIATDSGRPHVGLCHSVQGTSEMLARWIGAPYEEVTYKCAGINHQAWMLEFKWKGKDAYPLIRQAAQDPEIRGTEPVRIELMEQFGYFVTESSGHASEYVPYLRKSARMIEEELVPRFKSPHDHWFRWGRTGGYYEHCVELLPTYLDEVKEQIAGTRPLPTQRTHEYGSYIIEAMVTNRPTVIHGNVPNTGLITNLPEGCCVEVPCLVDGNGIRPCYVGDLPLQLAALNRNMINVQGLAVQGALTGDREAIVHAVMLDPLTAAVCTLPQIRAMVNEMFEAQAQWLPQFRR
- a CDS encoding Gfo/Idh/MocA family oxidoreductase, giving the protein MIRIGIVGCGRILNAHLQGYKKLRELGLDNFRITALVARREADARMFLRRGEGPPPRPPVLPPESGDPLAAPHTYLSDLQDDVDVQVYTDYREMLERAPVDAVNDFTSLAMHHQVGLAALSAGKHLLTEKPLAISVRAARRMVELAQQRGLTLGVFENVRQLRIVRAAHWAVRRGLIGRPQMAIIGSLGGLWSPDRVVADTPWRHRKLEAGGGGAVDIGVHHFHWLRYVLGEVAWVSAVTRTFEPVRYRRDEAGRIVETVTADVDDTYLAVAGFEDGAIAQMLWSWAGRGEPLEIPGTPAFYGSEGCIKGSELIYGDSRRESLMERFEREMSAEERERFFPLGLTDPFAIQQLDWLRAIEQGCDPETSGREGLRDLACAFALLESATLGRRVTVEEVLSGVVAAYQADIDAHYQL